The proteins below are encoded in one region of Chitinophagales bacterium:
- a CDS encoding LptE family protein, whose translation MRWLLFLWAVIVLQGCKIYSFSGANVPADIKTVQIDLFQNRSGNGPALLSQTFTDKLKNKFIVEANLKQVTTNGDLHFKGYISGFVYANQAPTAGVSSSLNRLTITVQVDFQNNKDEKDKWQQSFTRFAEVPSTEDLFSIENRLIEEINKQLVDDIFVKALVKW comes from the coding sequence ATGCGTTGGCTGTTGTTCTTATGGGCAGTTATAGTATTGCAAGGATGTAAAATATATTCCTTTAGCGGAGCCAATGTGCCTGCCGATATAAAAACAGTACAGATAGATTTGTTTCAAAATCGCTCCGGAAATGGACCGGCATTGCTAAGCCAAACTTTTACAGATAAACTTAAAAACAAGTTTATTGTTGAAGCCAATTTAAAACAAGTTACAACCAATGGCGATTTACACTTTAAAGGTTACATCTCCGGCTTTGTATATGCCAACCAAGCTCCCACAGCCGGAGTTAGCAGCAGCCTAAACAGGCTCACTATAACCGTGCAGGTAGATTTTCAAAACAATAAAGACGAAAAAGACAAATGGCAACAGAGTTTTACGCGCTTTGCCGAAGTACCTTCCACCGAAGATTTATTTTCTATCGAAAACCGCTTGATTGAAGAGATAAACAAACAATTGGTAGATGATATTTTTGTAAAGGCTTTAGTGAAATGGTGA
- a CDS encoding glycosyltransferase family 2 protein, which translates to MSHPLVAIVILNYNGEKFLHDFLPGVVANSSESWAKVIVADNGSTDNSVAYMKRNFPQVQLIELKENTGYAGGYNRALSMIEAEYFVLLNSDIEVTKDWLLPVISLLQSDEKIAAAQPKILSFQKRDYFEYAGAAGGFMDVLGYPFAAGRVFDTVEKDEGQYGQQTPIFWASGACLFVSARAFWEVGGLDSDFFAHQEEIDLCWRLQRAGYEVWSCPQSEVYHVGGGTLSYANPRKTFLNFRNNLVMLCKNLPLIALLVVLPQRLILDGVAALQSIIKYKSLQDVWAIFKAHIAFYGSIPSIVKKRQLLKLPYKLPVTMYKQSVLWKYFVERKKTAQAIFKLQ; encoded by the coding sequence ATGAGTCATCCATTAGTTGCCATTGTAATTTTAAATTACAATGGCGAAAAATTTCTGCACGATTTTTTGCCCGGAGTGGTGGCCAATTCAAGCGAATCGTGGGCAAAAGTTATTGTAGCCGACAATGGTTCTACCGATAATTCGGTTGCATACATGAAAAGAAATTTTCCGCAGGTGCAGCTAATAGAATTAAAAGAAAATACTGGATATGCAGGTGGCTACAACCGTGCACTTTCGATGATTGAAGCAGAGTATTTTGTATTGCTGAATTCAGATATTGAGGTAACGAAAGATTGGCTGCTTCCGGTAATTTCGCTTTTGCAAAGTGATGAAAAAATAGCGGCTGCTCAGCCTAAAATATTAAGTTTTCAGAAGCGCGATTATTTTGAATATGCAGGTGCCGCGGGAGGCTTTATGGACGTGTTGGGTTATCCGTTTGCGGCAGGCAGGGTTTTTGATACGGTAGAGAAGGATGAAGGGCAATACGGACAGCAAACGCCTATTTTTTGGGCAAGCGGTGCTTGCTTGTTTGTAAGTGCAAGGGCGTTTTGGGAGGTAGGCGGCTTAGACAGCGATTTTTTTGCACATCAAGAGGAAATAGACTTGTGTTGGCGCCTACAGCGTGCAGGATACGAAGTGTGGAGTTGCCCGCAATCGGAGGTGTATCATGTAGGAGGTGGCACACTCAGTTATGCCAATCCGCGCAAGACTTTTTTAAATTTTAGAAACAACTTGGTAATGCTCTGCAAGAACCTTCCGTTGATAGCATTGTTGGTAGTGCTGCCGCAGCGTTTGATATTAGATGGTGTGGCTGCTTTGCAGAGTATAATTAAGTATAAATCGCTGCAAGATGTTTGGGCAATATTCAAAGCGCATATTGCGTTTTATGGTTCTATTCCATCTATTGTAAAGAAGCGCCAATTGCTGAAATTGCCCTATAAACTTCCGGTTACTATGTATAAACAGAGTGTGCTTTGGAAGTATTTTGTAGAAAGGAAAAAAACGGCACAGGCAATTTTTAAATTGCAGTAG
- a CDS encoding class I SAM-dependent methyltransferase, with protein sequence MSENPVVLEKKNVNVFNSDVAENKGYRYTNNAPFSSVVANLRQTQETLKLIDSDAKTLVDIGCGDGTYTEEIAKARPDLKIAGFDPAAVAVQLAKEKNPAIDFKVANLLDAASMPQQQFDIAVIRGVLHHLTDPALAIENAAKIAKKIIIIEPNGNNPILKVIEKTSKYHIEHEERSFSQALLTQWCKEKNLEVKSLTVIGFVPFFFPTIPAKVIYFFQPFLELFWPLKKFFGAQIVIVATRK encoded by the coding sequence ATGAGTGAAAATCCAGTTGTACTTGAAAAAAAGAACGTGAATGTATTTAATAGCGATGTTGCAGAAAACAAAGGGTATCGCTATACCAACAATGCGCCATTTTCTTCGGTAGTTGCCAATTTACGGCAAACCCAAGAAACCTTAAAGTTAATTGATAGCGATGCTAAAACATTGGTAGATATTGGTTGTGGTGATGGTACTTATACGGAAGAAATTGCAAAGGCACGCCCTGATTTAAAAATTGCAGGATTCGATCCTGCGGCAGTAGCCGTGCAACTTGCAAAGGAAAAAAATCCTGCTATTGATTTTAAGGTAGCCAATTTGTTGGATGCAGCTTCTATGCCGCAGCAACAGTTTGATATTGCCGTAATAAGAGGCGTATTGCACCACTTAACCGATCCTGCATTGGCAATAGAAAACGCTGCCAAGATTGCCAAGAAGATAATAATTATTGAGCCAAACGGCAATAATCCTATTTTAAAGGTAATTGAAAAAACTTCGAAGTATCATATTGAACACGAGGAGCGTTCTTTTTCGCAAGCATTGCTTACGCAGTGGTGCAAAGAGAAAAATTTAGAAGTGAAATCGCTTACAGTAATTGGTTTTGTACCGTTTTTCTTTCCAACAATTCCAGCAAAAGTAATCTACTTTTTTCAACCATTTTTAGAACTATTTTGGCCTTTAAAGAAGTTCTTTGGTGCGCAAATAGTAATTGTGGCAACTCGAAAGTAA
- a CDS encoding TetR/AcrR family transcriptional regulator — translation MPKQKVDEQHIIIQSLILFRQRSFHSTSMSDIAKVCGILKGSLYHYFKSKEELMEKVIRYVHHYFKQEVFAKAYEENLPANVRFKNMLKASEKIFFDESTGKMYGNMGVESALVIPEFNPIIREFFQDFFNAIKHIYAEKYAEDIANELAERSVAEVEGSIMMSRIFNDKSYIKNTHKRLLSRLEKTTANTKVNEESIA, via the coding sequence ATGCCAAAACAAAAAGTTGACGAACAACACATTATTATCCAATCGTTGATTCTCTTTCGCCAACGTAGTTTCCATAGCACCAGCATGAGCGATATTGCAAAGGTTTGCGGCATACTCAAAGGCAGTCTTTACCACTATTTTAAAAGTAAAGAAGAACTTATGGAAAAGGTAATTCGGTATGTGCATCACTATTTTAAACAAGAAGTTTTTGCAAAAGCATACGAAGAAAACCTACCGGCAAATGTGCGATTCAAAAATATGTTGAAGGCCTCCGAAAAAATTTTCTTTGATGAATCTACCGGAAAAATGTATGGCAACATGGGTGTAGAAAGCGCATTGGTTATTCCCGAATTCAATCCAATTATTCGCGAATTTTTTCAAGATTTCTTTAATGCCATCAAACATATTTATGCCGAAAAATATGCTGAAGATATTGCAAATGAATTAGCAGAAAGAAGCGTAGCAGAGGTAGAAGGCAGTATTATGATGTCGCGTATTTTCAACGATAAAAGTTACATAAAAAACACACACAAACGCCTGCTTTCTCGCCTCGAAAAAACTACGGCAAATACCAAAGTAAACGAAGAAAGTATAGCCTAA
- a CDS encoding acyl-CoA reductase produces MSIKNRIEVLQRVGQQLLQVPTKEVIARANSANSWMTPAFAWQGIQAVCSEFLNADKLEQWLKPYCIEDDFKLNKTVGIICAGNVPLVGLHDFLCCYVLGVPTQVKLSSKDTVLMRYVIQQILEEDKAYATTFCFVEKLQNFDAVIATGSASTNRYFEYYFSKYPNILRSNRVSVAVLLGTETAADLEALANDVFLYFGLGCRNVAKVFLPEGFDATLLLQNFTAYSWLHGHSQYMNNYDYNRTVLLMNKAPHWANEFVMLQENTALHSPIATLYFERYKDLSSVQAHLKLLENQIQCVVGKEKGMIPFGKAQQPTLSDYADGKDTIGFLLGL; encoded by the coding sequence ATGAGTATTAAGAATAGAATTGAGGTTTTACAGCGCGTTGGGCAGCAGTTGCTGCAAGTGCCAACCAAAGAAGTAATAGCGCGCGCAAATAGTGCCAATAGTTGGATGACTCCTGCTTTTGCGTGGCAAGGCATACAGGCGGTATGCAGTGAATTTTTGAATGCAGATAAACTTGAACAGTGGTTGAAGCCTTATTGTATTGAAGATGACTTTAAGCTCAATAAAACAGTGGGTATTATTTGTGCCGGAAATGTTCCATTGGTTGGATTGCACGATTTTTTGTGCTGCTATGTTTTAGGTGTACCTACACAAGTAAAGTTGAGTTCAAAGGATACTGTATTGATGCGTTATGTAATTCAGCAGATTTTAGAGGAAGATAAAGCGTATGCTACTACCTTTTGTTTTGTGGAAAAACTACAAAACTTTGATGCGGTAATTGCTACCGGAAGTGCTTCTACTAATAGATATTTTGAATACTATTTTAGTAAATATCCGAACATATTGAGAAGCAACAGGGTATCGGTTGCTGTACTGTTAGGTACCGAAACTGCTGCCGATTTAGAGGCGCTTGCCAACGATGTATTTTTATATTTTGGATTGGGTTGCCGCAATGTGGCTAAGGTATTTTTGCCGGAAGGTTTTGATGCAACTTTGCTGCTCCAAAACTTTACTGCTTATAGCTGGCTGCATGGGCATTCGCAGTATATGAATAATTACGATTACAACCGCACCGTACTACTCATGAATAAAGCACCACATTGGGCAAATGAGTTTGTGATGCTGCAAGAAAATACAGCATTGCACTCGCCTATTGCAACACTTTATTTTGAGCGCTATAAAGATTTAAGCTCAGTACAAGCGCATCTTAAATTGCTTGAAAATCAAATACAATGTGTGGTGGGTAAAGAAAAAGGAATGATACCTTTTGGGAAAGCGCAGCAGCCCACACTTTCAGATTATGCCGATGGTAAAGATACCATTGGTTTTTTGCTTGGCTTATAG
- a CDS encoding serine acetyltransferase codes for MKETISFQTMPSRVKTQRFTEIIHDFLFPIENEVHANEAWNEERTIVLKRQLEDLLAPLQDKINYPLEAVANTFFSELHHVHQQLQADASFFEKSDPAAESLEEVIVTYPGFFAIVAYRVAHILYQLQVPILPRLITEYAHSKTGIDIHPGATIASPFFIDHGTGIVIGQTTVIGKNVKIYQGVTLGALAVQKTQAGTKRHPTIEDNVIIYAGSCILGGNTVVGHDSIIGGNVFLTESIPPFSFAYHKSEVRIRDKSEMKNVLDFMI; via the coding sequence ATGAAAGAAACAATCTCATTCCAAACAATGCCATCGCGTGTAAAAACACAGCGCTTTACCGAAATCATTCATGACTTTCTTTTCCCTATTGAAAATGAAGTGCACGCCAACGAAGCATGGAACGAAGAGCGAACCATAGTTCTAAAACGCCAATTAGAAGATTTGCTTGCACCACTGCAAGACAAAATAAATTATCCGCTAGAAGCCGTTGCTAATACATTCTTCAGCGAACTACATCATGTGCATCAGCAACTGCAGGCCGATGCCTCATTCTTTGAGAAAAGCGACCCCGCAGCCGAATCGTTAGAAGAGGTAATTGTTACCTATCCCGGCTTTTTCGCCATTGTAGCCTACCGCGTTGCACATATTTTGTACCAATTGCAAGTACCCATCTTACCGCGTTTAATTACAGAATATGCACACAGTAAAACAGGTATAGATATTCACCCGGGCGCAACCATTGCTTCTCCATTTTTTATAGACCACGGCACAGGTATTGTAATTGGGCAAACTACCGTAATTGGCAAAAATGTAAAGATATACCAAGGTGTAACATTAGGCGCTTTGGCTGTACAAAAAACACAAGCAGGCACCAAGCGCCACCCCACCATAGAAGACAATGTAATTATTTATGCAGGCAGCTGCATACTTGGAGGCAATACCGTTGTAGGACACGACTCTATAATTGGAGGCAATGTGTTTTTAACCGAAAGTATTCCACCATTTTCTTTTGCATACCACAAAAGCGAAGTGCGCATTCGCGATAAAAGCGAAATGAAAAACGTACTCGATTTTATGATATAA
- a CDS encoding MFS transporter, which translates to MASHSDAFASLQIGGFRMFLSARVLTTVGILMQQTVIGWQVYELTGDKLALGLIGLSEAIPFILTTFYSGYASDRFNRKKLLLIFTLLLAVGMGLMSWVSQGKAPLLKEYGATPLYIILGFNGVARAFLAPLNLAIQARLVPKHLYANAATWSSNIFYAGAIVGPILAGSLLEVYQPDVVYALISMVVFSAFILGWLVPDQPVEKEHIQKESFFSAVGQGMRFVFKTQAIVSSISLDLFAVLFGGVAALLPAFCKDILQTGPSSLGVLKTALFMGSAVMGIFMAYFPPTRNAGKNLLVSVALFGVSIIGFALSSNFYLSYFFLFMAGVFDNVSVIIRSTILQMLTPDNMRGRVGAVNSIFIKSSNEIGDFESGAVARFLGLVPAVIFGGSMTILVSISTAWMAPSLRKLKL; encoded by the coding sequence ATGGCAAGTCATTCCGATGCTTTTGCATCGCTGCAAATAGGTGGATTTAGGATGTTTTTGAGTGCAAGGGTGCTAACAACGGTTGGTATTTTGATGCAGCAAACCGTAATTGGTTGGCAGGTGTATGAATTGACGGGCGATAAATTGGCATTGGGTTTAATTGGATTAAGCGAGGCTATTCCTTTTATTCTTACTACATTTTATTCGGGTTATGCCAGCGATCGTTTTAACCGAAAAAAGTTACTACTTATTTTTACGCTACTATTGGCTGTGGGCATGGGTTTAATGAGTTGGGTAAGCCAAGGAAAAGCACCGCTTTTAAAGGAATATGGGGCTACACCGCTGTATATTATCTTGGGTTTTAATGGTGTGGCGAGAGCATTTTTAGCACCATTGAATTTAGCTATTCAGGCGCGGTTGGTGCCTAAACATTTATATGCAAATGCTGCAACATGGAGTAGTAATATATTTTATGCAGGTGCAATTGTGGGGCCAATTCTAGCCGGTTCATTGTTGGAGGTATATCAGCCGGATGTGGTGTATGCGCTTATTTCAATGGTTGTTTTTAGTGCATTTATATTAGGTTGGTTGGTGCCGGATCAACCTGTGGAAAAGGAACATATTCAGAAAGAGTCGTTTTTTTCGGCTGTGGGGCAAGGTATGCGTTTTGTATTTAAAACTCAGGCAATAGTATCGTCTATTTCACTCGATTTGTTTGCCGTGTTGTTTGGTGGTGTGGCTGCTTTATTGCCTGCGTTTTGTAAGGATATTTTACAAACAGGACCATCTTCGTTGGGAGTATTGAAAACAGCGCTGTTTATGGGTTCTGCGGTTATGGGTATTTTTATGGCGTACTTTCCGCCTACTAGAAATGCGGGTAAGAATTTGCTGGTAAGTGTGGCGTTATTTGGTGTTAGTATTATTGGATTTGCCTTGAGCAGTAATTTTTACTTATCGTATTTCTTTCTGTTCATGGCTGGAGTGTTTGATAATGTGAGTGTAATTATTCGCTCTACCATTTTGCAAATGCTTACACCAGACAATATGCGGGGTAGGGTAGGAGCCGTAAATTCAATTTTTATTAAGTCGAGCAACGAAATTGGCGATTTTGAAAGCGGAGCCGTTGCACGCTTTTTAGGGTTGGTACCCGCGGTAATTTTTGGTGGTTCTATGACTATATTGGTTTCAATAAGTACAGCGTGGATGGCACCATCGCTGCGCAAGTTGAAGCTTTAG
- the rpsA gene encoding 30S ribosomal protein S1, which translates to MSENLETTEPTVESTTAAPVVTTTAHDDFDWSVDKRNVVQYDEQQRAKYDEFYSKTLRTVEDNEIVNGTVVAVTLNEVILNIGFKSDGMVPLSEFRDVEDLKLGDTFEVYVVSKEDRKGHLILSRKNAKMLKAWDFIVDAFKTGIIVTGKITSKTKGGLIVNVNGLETFLPGSQIDVKPITDYDVYVGKTMELKVVKINEAIKNAVVSHKALIESDLESQREEIISKLEKGQVLEGVIKNITDFGAFIDLGGLDGLLYITDISWGRITHPNEVLQLNQKLNVVVLDFDDNKKRISLGLKQLLPHPWDTLDKEVEIGSKVKGKVVNIEDYGAFLEITPGVEGLVHVSEISWSASPANSRDFFKLNDEHEAVVMTLDREERKMSLSIKRLSDDPWQKVEEKYPVGSKHTGIVRNLTPYGIFVELDEFIGGMVHISDLSWTKRFNHPSEFTKVGNSLEVVVLEMDKENRKLNLGHRQIEEDPWNTFEDVFPVGSIHEATVMNVDDKGAIVLLPYGLEAFAPKKHLSKEQGGVLAADEKAEFKVIEFNRNDKRILVSHARIWEEKLKEDKETEKSDRKAEVERTKKAVKNLQQKVEKATLGDLGVLSQIKEQMENDADKKAE; encoded by the coding sequence ATGTCTGAGAATTTAGAAACAACAGAACCTACCGTAGAATCTACAACCGCTGCACCGGTAGTAACCACCACAGCACACGATGATTTTGATTGGAGTGTGGACAAACGCAACGTAGTTCAATACGATGAACAACAACGTGCTAAGTACGATGAGTTTTACAGCAAAACATTGCGCACTGTAGAAGACAACGAAATCGTAAATGGTACCGTTGTAGCCGTTACTTTAAACGAAGTAATTTTAAACATCGGCTTTAAAAGCGATGGAATGGTGCCACTAAGCGAATTTCGCGATGTGGAAGACCTTAAATTAGGCGACACTTTTGAAGTTTATGTAGTAAGCAAAGAAGATCGCAAAGGTCATTTAATTCTTAGCCGCAAAAATGCTAAGATGTTGAAAGCTTGGGATTTCATCGTAGATGCATTTAAAACCGGCATTATTGTAACCGGCAAAATTACATCTAAAACCAAAGGCGGCTTAATCGTAAACGTAAATGGATTAGAAACCTTCCTTCCTGGATCGCAAATTGATGTAAAACCAATTACAGATTACGATGTGTATGTTGGTAAAACTATGGAATTAAAAGTGGTGAAAATTAACGAAGCCATTAAAAATGCCGTAGTGAGTCACAAAGCTCTAATCGAAAGCGATCTCGAATCGCAACGCGAAGAAATTATCAGCAAACTCGAAAAAGGTCAAGTACTAGAAGGCGTTATCAAAAACATTACAGATTTTGGTGCATTCATAGACTTGGGTGGATTAGACGGATTGCTATACATCACCGATATTTCTTGGGGCAGAATTACACATCCAAACGAAGTACTTCAACTCAACCAAAAATTGAATGTAGTTGTATTAGATTTTGATGATAACAAGAAGAGAATCTCTTTAGGCTTGAAACAATTATTGCCTCACCCTTGGGATACTTTAGATAAAGAAGTTGAAATAGGAAGCAAAGTAAAAGGTAAAGTAGTAAACATCGAAGACTACGGAGCATTCTTGGAAATTACTCCGGGCGTAGAAGGTTTAGTACACGTGAGTGAAATTAGCTGGAGTGCATCGCCTGCAAACAGCCGCGACTTCTTTAAATTAAACGATGAGCACGAAGCAGTAGTAATGACTTTAGACCGCGAAGAGCGCAAAATGAGTCTTTCTATTAAACGCTTAAGCGATGACCCTTGGCAAAAAGTTGAAGAAAAATATCCTGTAGGCAGCAAGCATACCGGTATTGTTCGCAACCTTACTCCTTACGGTATTTTCGTTGAATTAGATGAGTTTATCGGAGGCATGGTTCACATTAGCGACCTTAGCTGGACAAAACGTTTCAACCACCCAAGCGAGTTTACCAAAGTTGGCAATTCATTAGAAGTAGTGGTATTAGAAATGGACAAGGAAAATAGAAAACTAAACCTTGGACACCGCCAAATTGAAGAAGATCCATGGAATACTTTTGAAGACGTATTCCCTGTTGGCTCTATACACGAAGCTACCGTAATGAACGTAGATGACAAAGGTGCAATTGTATTGTTGCCTTACGGCTTAGAAGCATTTGCTCCTAAAAAACACCTTTCTAAAGAACAAGGTGGAGTATTAGCAGCCGATGAAAAAGCTGAATTTAAAGTAATAGAGTTCAACAGAAACGATAAACGTATTTTAGTTTCTCATGCTCGTATTTGGGAAGAAAAACTCAAAGAAGATAAAGAAACCGAAAAGAGCGATCGTAAAGCTGAAGTAGAGCGTACTAAAAAAGCCGTGAAAAACTTACAACAAAAAGTTGAAAAAGCAACACTGGGCGATTTAGGCGTACTAAGCCAAATTAAAGAACAAATGGAAAATGATGCTGATAAAAAAGCTGAATAA
- a CDS encoding M3 family oligoendopeptidase produces the protein MNKFSAIEYKRPDFERVSESFNQLLVDFDNAKSAQEQSLVFNKINTLRNEFQTYASIASVRNSIDTTNAYYELEKQFYDDHEPLFRDLNIRLYRALGNTPFKADLQQKFGNQIFNIAEVSLKSFDTSVIEDLKEENRLGTEYTKIIATATVEFNGERMNFSQLEPFEQGQDRAVREKAVRAKYAVLEKSLDDFDRIFDRLVKVRTNIAKKLGYKNFVELAYHRMQRTDYNAADVAVFRDQIFKYVVPVSTALRERQAKRLGLDKFTVYDMGLMFNTGNPNPKGSPEWIIENGKRMYTELSPETKEFFDFMVNNELMDLVTKQGKAAGGYCTHFPMFKAPFIFSNFNGTSHDIDVLTHEAGHAFQFFQSRHFELDEYCFPTYEACEIHSMSMEYFSWPWMELFFKEDAEKYKFAHLSAAVLFLPYGAAVDEFQHIIYENPDLTPAERRKVWLDMEQKYRPYIDYSGIPFLEAGGLWMRQLHIYRSPFYYIDYCLAQICAFQFWQKSNNDFKAAWADYLALCKAGGSKTFLELVKLANLNSPFDVNSIQSVMTDVSAWLNKVDDSKM, from the coding sequence ATGAATAAGTTTTCTGCCATCGAGTACAAACGCCCCGATTTTGAACGAGTTTCGGAGTCGTTTAATCAGCTTCTTGTAGATTTCGATAATGCTAAGAGTGCCCAAGAACAAAGTCTAGTTTTTAATAAGATAAATACACTTAGAAACGAGTTTCAAACGTATGCTTCTATAGCATCGGTGCGTAATTCCATAGATACCACCAATGCCTATTATGAATTAGAAAAGCAATTTTATGATGATCACGAGCCGCTTTTCCGCGATTTGAATATTCGTTTATACAGGGCATTGGGCAATACTCCGTTTAAGGCCGATTTACAACAGAAATTTGGTAATCAGATTTTTAACATAGCGGAGGTTTCTCTAAAGAGTTTTGATACTTCAGTAATTGAAGATTTAAAGGAAGAAAACCGTTTAGGTACTGAATACACAAAGATAATTGCAACTGCCACCGTTGAGTTTAATGGTGAAAGGATGAACTTCTCACAATTAGAACCTTTTGAGCAAGGGCAAGACAGAGCTGTGCGCGAAAAGGCAGTAAGAGCTAAATATGCAGTATTGGAAAAGAGCCTCGATGATTTCGATAGAATTTTTGACAGGCTTGTGAAAGTGCGCACCAACATCGCAAAAAAATTAGGCTATAAAAATTTTGTAGAGTTGGCGTATCACCGTATGCAACGTACCGATTACAATGCGGCAGATGTTGCGGTTTTTAGAGACCAAATCTTTAAATATGTAGTACCAGTAAGTACGGCTTTGCGTGAGCGCCAAGCAAAGCGTTTGGGTTTAGATAAATTTACCGTTTATGATATGGGATTGATGTTTAACACAGGCAATCCAAATCCAAAAGGTTCTCCGGAATGGATTATTGAAAATGGCAAGCGCATGTACACAGAGTTGTCGCCAGAAACAAAAGAGTTTTTTGATTTTATGGTGAACAACGAGTTGATGGATTTGGTAACCAAGCAAGGCAAAGCTGCCGGAGGATATTGCACCCATTTCCCAATGTTTAAAGCACCATTTATATTCTCTAACTTTAATGGAACATCGCATGATATTGATGTGCTTACGCATGAGGCCGGGCACGCTTTTCAGTTTTTCCAAAGTCGCCATTTTGAGTTAGATGAGTATTGCTTTCCAACTTACGAGGCTTGCGAAATTCACTCTATGAGTATGGAATATTTCAGTTGGCCTTGGATGGAGCTTTTCTTTAAGGAAGATGCTGAAAAATACAAGTTTGCGCACCTATCGGCAGCAGTATTGTTTTTACCTTATGGTGCAGCGGTAGATGAGTTCCAACATATTATATACGAAAATCCTGATTTAACCCCGGCAGAGCGCAGAAAGGTGTGGTTAGATATGGAGCAGAAATATCGCCCGTATATTGATTACTCAGGTATTCCGTTTTTAGAAGCCGGAGGTTTGTGGATGCGCCAATTACATATATACCGTAGTCCGTTTTACTATATAGATTATTGCTTGGCACAAATTTGTGCTTTCCAGTTTTGGCAAAAATCAAACAACGATTTTAAAGCTGCATGGGCAGATTATCTTGCACTTTGCAAAGCCGGAGGTAGTAAAACCTTTTTGGAGTTAGTGAAACTTGCTAATCTTAATTCACCTTTTGATGTAAATTCCATTCAATCTGTAATGACAGACGTAAGCGCTTGGCTCAATAAAGTAGATGACTCTAAGATGTAA
- a CDS encoding anhydro-N-acetylmuramic acid kinase yields MSGSSLDGIDLAYCHIKEKSGQFACDILAADCIAYSEEWQSKLRLLPAVSARELWQAHAAIGKLLGETVVHFLQTHSIGKVDFVASHGHTVFHFPNEGFTTQIGDGAALATACKLPVVCDFRTTDVAHGGTGAPIVPIADLLLYKEYTFCLNLGGIANISAKSGSNIVAYDIAPCNQLLNFFAQQAGKEFDNEGYMARKGNISNVLLQQLQELEYHKMGAPKSLDNGFSKTQVLPLFTNMKVEDKLRTAVEYIANVLAMELQLAAEKVGANLHTAQMLATGGGAFNTFLMERIAALTPVKVIVPPTQVVKFKEAQAMALMGFLRWHGRANVLCAVTGANKNTINGAIYLG; encoded by the coding sequence ATGAGTGGCAGTTCTTTGGATGGAATTGACTTAGCATATTGCCACATAAAGGAGAAGAGCGGGCAATTTGCTTGCGATATTTTAGCAGCCGATTGTATAGCATATAGCGAGGAATGGCAAAGCAAATTGCGTTTATTGCCTGCCGTTTCGGCTCGCGAATTATGGCAAGCGCATGCTGCTATTGGTAAACTTTTAGGTGAAACTGTAGTACATTTCTTACAAACACACAGTATTGGGAAAGTAGATTTTGTGGCAAGCCACGGGCACACGGTATTTCATTTTCCCAACGAAGGTTTTACTACACAAATTGGCGATGGTGCAGCTTTGGCTACTGCATGTAAATTACCGGTAGTGTGCGATTTTAGAACAACAGATGTGGCACATGGCGGCACAGGGGCGCCCATTGTACCCATTGCCGATTTATTATTGTATAAGGAATATACTTTTTGTTTGAACCTTGGTGGAATAGCCAATATCTCGGCAAAGAGCGGCAGCAATATAGTGGCATACGATATAGCTCCTTGTAACCAATTGCTGAACTTTTTTGCACAGCAAGCAGGCAAAGAATTTGATAATGAAGGCTACATGGCACGTAAGGGCAACATAAGCAATGTGTTGCTGCAACAATTGCAAGAACTGGAATATCATAAAATGGGAGCGCCAAAATCGCTTGATAATGGTTTTAGTAAAACACAAGTATTGCCGCTGTTTACCAATATGAAAGTTGAAGATAAATTACGCACCGCAGTTGAATATATAGCCAACGTATTGGCAATGGAGTTACAGTTGGCAGCAGAAAAAGTGGGCGCAAACCTGCATACAGCCCAAATGCTTGCCACCGGAGGCGGAGCTTTCAATACCTTTTTAATGGAGCGAATTGCGGCACTCACGCCTGTAAAGGTTATAGTGCCTCCAACTCAGGTAGTGAAATTTAAGGAAGCACAAGCAATGGCTTTAATGGGTTTCTTGCGCTGGCACGGGCGAGCAAATGTGCTCTGTGCTGTAACCGGAGCCAACAAAAACACTATCAACGGTGCAATTTATTTGGGCTGA